The genomic window TAGGTGTCCGACTAAAAATACCCTGCAACTTTTGTGCTATTTTGTGGACTAAAATCTTTACTGTTCGCACAGAATTGTGCGATTTTTAACGTTATATGATTTGCAcgttgtgttgtgtttacaTTTCAGCGTCGAGATGCAAATGTGGTAATGGGGTGTTTTAAACATGCTTGCTGGCGATGTGGGTTCTTCGTCTATGAGGCTTTCGCAGTTAAGACCTTAGCTTAACAAGGAagttattttgaagaaaatttgGTAAAATAAAACGTATATTTGTTGATGTTTACCCTGATAATGTCAAAATTTGCCTTTAAATTAATAGAACAAACGCTACGACACTTCCGACCATGGACAGTAGTCTTCAGCTACATGTttgcgtgacgtcaccgtcaTGACGCCACATTGCACTGACGTCACGTttccgccgccatcttgtctacGCCTGTGGCAAAGAGTCGTTCCGTCATTCGTCGCTAGGGAGCGACACTTGTCGGGGGCctccaagtagatgtgtggTGCTTTGTTCTTGCTATTTTAGTCAACCAGAGTCCTAGTTGACTTTTGAGAAAAGTCTGTATGCCATAAGTCGTAATTGTTGTGGAATAAAGTTGttctttttttacatcttttcaGAGATTCTTTCTCTAACTGACTTAACGACAAATCACTGCAAAACCCCAACGTTACATTTCTAAAATCTTTCTGAAGCTTTCTAAACTTCCAGCGCGTGTGCATAACGATTGGTGTAGGTTCTAAAACACGAGTCAATATGCTGCTGTTTGACatgaaaatatttacatgaAATGATTCATACAAAGGCACGATAGAATGACAGAGGCCCACTTATAGAAACTCAGTGAGCTCATGAACAGGACGCAGATGAACAAGGACTGGTCGCAGCTGTAGGATGTCACCACTTCTACAGATGCAGGAAACAATGCGTCATCATCATAATGGGATCATAATCTCCTAGAGGGGGTAGAAACAAAATTCAATTACCGGACCTTTGAACCTCATAACCCTATTTACCTAGGCGGATTTGGAGCGCAAAGGTCGACGAATTGAGTTTGTTGCTTTCTTCTAAGCATCAGCAAAAGACGGCTGAGTAGAACTTTGAACGTGTCCGCACGCATGCTGGCAGAACCGGACACCGTTCTCATTGTCGTCCGCACAGCTATTAGATTTACCGGTCTGTGATGCTTTACAGTGGTTAGAAACAACACGTAACAGTGCTGGTGTTGAGCACGGTTCATTCAAGTTCCCAGAACACGTTTGTCTCGCGCACTCTACACTAATGGCGAGGTCAAGTTGAAGTAGCGGCTGTGATGTCTTTCTCTCCCGGCTGATTTTGGTGGCAGCGCGGTTCTGTACAATGTTCCGCGCGTCTGCCACAGTCGGGAGGCAGCGAACCGGGAGGAGAGGAGAGCTCTCCATCTGGAGAGGTCCTAGTGCGGCGGAAGGGCGATGAAAGCGCGCGGTGGAGCAGACAGGAGTGGCGTGAGGGGGTGATTCGTACACGCCACTTGTCGTCACATCGCCATTTATAACCTGTACATGACGTGGGCACCACAACACTGCCAGGAGTCTCCGCGGCCTGTATCTCTCTCTACCTGTCGTCTGTCAGCGGAAGGAGTCGTCCTAAGGAGGAAGGACAAGCGTCTTGAGGACCCACGACGTCTCACATCTGGAGGATCCTCTCTAAGGAGCCGCGAAGACGTCTTGATAGCCCTGCTTCTGTGAGTAAAGATGGCGGGACGGAAGCTGCCTGACGGGACGCTGGACGACTTCCTGGAGTTTGTACGTCACCAGGAGGTTCGGGACCGGTTCCTGGAGGAGACCCCGGCGGCGCAGGGCATGCAGCGGTTCCGCCCGCTGCCGGAGATCCCGGCCGCCGCCACGCAGGGAAGCCTGTCCCCCTGGGACCACGGCTCCGACTGCGACAGGTACGAGGACATGAACTCCGAAGACGAGGATGAGGAGGACAGCTGCGGCTTCAGCGCACAGATGGGGGGAGGGGACGGCGACAGGACGTACAGCGCGACCGTCCCCAAGATCGTCATCAGCCCCAGGGACAGCAGGAAGACTCCCAGCCCCATGCGGCCAAAGACCCCCTCCACACCCagagacccccctccccctccccagcgTATTCAACGAGAACAGATGATCCAGCCCAGAGGCAAGTCTCAGAGTCGGGAGgacgttgccatggaaacggtggtCCCCATGACGACGCCCAGGCGCGGCAGTCTCCACGACGGGACGTCGCTGAAGATACCCCGCGATCCTTTAAGTGTCCGGAGACATTCTCTCGGCTCTCCTCAAGACAACGAGCTGAAACTGCCGCGTCTTAGCGACAGGAAGAACAGCCTGAGATGACGTCGTCGTCTCGAGACGATGACGTCGTCTTCACCACCTCCGTCCGACGTTCCGACGGCGTCTAAGAACTTTCTCCCGAGACGGGACAATGATAGCCGTGGTAAGGAGGAGGATTTGCAGAACAAACGTGTCGCTAAGCCGGGCTGCTTTGTACGCAGCATTGGTGTGTTTGTTCGCTACGTGTTTAACGTCGCCAGAAAAATAACTTCACTTTCCGCACATTTATCACATGTTTCCTTCAACATTGAATTTCGGATTAGCAAGCTTGACGCGTTTCCATTGGACACGTGCATGAGAGTCTGGATGGAGAGATTCTACCCGAGGAAGCGGTTTTCTGACGGGACTGTTGTTCAATCGTCCACACGAGTGGCGTGTTTACTTATTTATTGAGTGGTGCCGTTGCGTAACCGGTAAACACGCGGATAGAAACGCGAAAATAGTTACGCCGACGGCACCGAAAATATTTGGTTAGGACGATTCCAATCCACGACGAGTACTTGGCTACACGACATACGCAACGCACGATTAAGCATTATTTTCGTCAAACAACGTCTCTGTCGTTATTCGCCGCTTGTTGTAGCGGTTCTGACCGAACGTTTGACCAAACTTGCCGCACGTTTTTCCCGGGCCCCCCGGTCTCCCGGCGGCAGGGGCGCGGGTCGTGTCACCGCCCCATTATCCACATTTAATAACTGTATTTTACGAGCCGAGTGTTTGCACATGGTGGCGTTGTCAAGATGTAATCACCCACTTAACCTGTCAAGTCGAGATCGGACATTAATGTGGCTTGTATATTATATCACCACGATCTGTGTCGGAaaggcgcccccctcccacccgtAACGCCAGGAATGTTAAAGTCGTAAAAACGCCGACGTTCTCAGAGCCAGAGTCGCACAGGTATGTCGGCACAGGTAGAGAGAGAACACCTTTGTATCACCTGTGGTGACCGTATGTTGTATAGGTGCTGCGCTAGGTGTGCCGCTTCTATTGGCGCAGTAAACACCGACCGCTGAATGCGCGGACGTCTCTTTTTGATACCCGCCAGCGCCTTTGATAGGGCTGAAGTCGCCAGGCGTGTCGAACAAGACACGGAACGAGCAAACTCCAGACCACAACGCACACCTCTGAGAGTTCTGTACTCAAGATGGTATATAGTTTAAAACTGCCTAGGATCGTTTAATCTCAGTCGTTACGGGAGAAGTGTCGGCCTGGTCGAGAGGAACTGGTCGAGAGTTGATCGGACGACGGCGCCGCGTCACGACCGGGCCTGAATGGGCGCTGCAGAACCGCGGGCTAATGGTGTTGACTCAGGACGGAGGGTTTTGTGCGGAAGGATGGGCGCATTCACAAAAATAAGg from Branchiostoma lanceolatum isolate klBraLanc5 chromosome 4, klBraLanc5.hap2, whole genome shotgun sequence includes these protein-coding regions:
- the LOC136434037 gene encoding uncharacterized protein; amino-acid sequence: MAGRKLPDGTLDDFLEFVRHQEVRDRFLEETPAAQGMQRFRPLPEIPAAATQGSLSPWDHGSDCDRYEDMNSEDEDEEDSCGFSAQMGGGDGDRTYSATVPKIVISPRDSRKTPSPMRPKTPSTPRDPPPPPQRIQREQMIQPRGKSQSREDVAMETVVPMTTPRRGSLHDGTSLKIPRDPLSVRRHSLGSPQDNELKLPRLSDRKNSLR